In Ooceraea biroi isolate clonal line C1 chromosome 6, Obir_v5.4, whole genome shotgun sequence, the genomic stretch ATACAGTTACTTGAACATTCTGCACGACGTTGCTCCAGTCGAGCTTAGAGGGTACCAGGTAGAAGGCCGGCGCGATCTTACTGCCACAGGGACACTGGCTGCCAGCGATCCAGCTGTACGAGCCAAGCTTCGTGTTGCACTTCGGACAGTTCAGTTTCCCCTCGACGTTGTGCATGATGTCGGGCATCCAAGCCAGCGGCTCTACAAAATAGATCTTGTCGCACAGCTCAACTCGTGCTggctcttctctcttctgcgCCAGCTTGTCGCGGTTCTCGCCATCCTTCGAAGTGCTTTTCACGCTGATGTGCCGCCAGATCTGTTTCTCGCGCGGCGCATGAGGCAGGATGTTGCTCGCGCTGGCGACTATTCGACGACACTTCTTGCAACGGTAAACCGTCGGCTCGGGGCGCACGGTCGTTAAAGCTGGATCCGGTTTCACCAGGTCGACGCAGCTCTGCGGGAGAATTCGCGCCTTACGCACTTTGTCGGCAGCGATCTGCAATCGGTACATCTTGAATTGCACGCTGGTGCTGTCGACGCCGTAGCCCATGTCCTCGTACAAGCGCAGCTGCGCCACGAAACCGGGATTGGGGGCGACGAAGCGCCTCTTTGACTTTACCATCTCGAGTGCATCCGCAAAGCTCAGCTCGTGCTTCTTCATCACGTACGCGATCATCACAGTGGCGGATCGCGACACGCCGAAGTAACAGTGCACCAGCACCCTGCCGCTGGATTCGAGGGCGCGATCGACAAACTCGTAGGACTCTTCGAAGTGCGTCAGGAGATCCTCTCGCGGCATATCCGTCACCTGAATGTACTTGGCAGTCAAATTTGGAAGACGTTCTTGAATCTTTCTTGGT encodes the following:
- the LOC105285152 gene encoding dual specificity protein phosphatase MPK-4 isoform X2, which gives rise to MAQDDVNKLTREDFDAGPCSFDEIEPGLFLGNLTAATDVDWLKEARVTHILTVDSCPLPRKIQERLPNLTAKYIQVTDMPREDLLTHFEESYEFVDRALESSGRVLVHCYFGVSRSATVMIAYVMKKHELSFADALEMVKSKRRFVAPNPGFVAQLRLYEDMGYGVDSTSVQFKMYRLQIAADKVRKARILPQSCVDLVKPDPALTTVRPEPTVYRCKKCRRIVASASNILPHAPREKQIWRHISVKSTSKDGENRDKLAQKREEPARVELCDKIYFVEPLAWMPDIMHNVEGKLNCPKCNTKLGSYSWIAGSQCPCGSKIAPAFYLVPSKLDWSNVVQNVQVTV
- the LOC105285152 gene encoding dual specificity protein phosphatase MPK-4 isoform X1, with protein sequence MYNFNYKIRFGDACRSFAHDCRLLSMAQDDVNKLTREDFDAGPCSFDEIEPGLFLGNLTAATDVDWLKEARVTHILTVDSCPLPRKIQERLPNLTAKYIQVTDMPREDLLTHFEESYEFVDRALESSGRVLVHCYFGVSRSATVMIAYVMKKHELSFADALEMVKSKRRFVAPNPGFVAQLRLYEDMGYGVDSTSVQFKMYRLQIAADKVRKARILPQSCVDLVKPDPALTTVRPEPTVYRCKKCRRIVASASNILPHAPREKQIWRHISVKSTSKDGENRDKLAQKREEPARVELCDKIYFVEPLAWMPDIMHNVEGKLNCPKCNTKLGSYSWIAGSQCPCGSKIAPAFYLVPSKLDWSNVVQNVQVTV